Proteins encoded in a region of the Augochlora pura isolate Apur16 chromosome 4, APUR_v2.2.1, whole genome shotgun sequence genome:
- the LOC144468679 gene encoding brefeldin A-inhibited guanine nucleotide-exchange protein 3 isoform X1 has protein sequence MEDLLLQIVKESSNAKLQNLRKSAQEAHDFLEKQQALLRDPPHELRAKCLHTFQLALETKRSKFVAFGLSGLHKMLRDDRFQSPYEPEDDSLWLPAQMLHAMGSILSQSDDTQTDMLKVLLQVACSSYWTMNGRLIIAILTTCCEAFENGNQAVRTAAQAATSQTLRSFCLFLDEECQEMDENAKKNKNLWERGVSCFNEALPILQYICSKLDEAQKKSCSSSGRNCNTVVFLLECLHTLISSLPQKIHTNGHFTTFLWQKFCPALIAFLGTPRVDKTFTSREGKENEVGRGSGYLATSLSFDSHQAKTVYSIGTELVRLVGCVGPLRPVLESVFHRMLLYPPPQQRLEPLKALKELLRSPSRMVDFAGPLLVEEDRSSHIQSDMALMRLAMDSIEESTTGGLSILHASVSCVVAMLSALQELCEGKAINHTYTCAINSLYEDLESCDYRGPLTYQSMARLPKTYREQLELMKKGIGSDSDSSGHGPSEDGDSTDTEGPQNDSDEVQEENSLEDNDYAMENERERLRLEKLPKCLHVGRQVADECNVDVERHNARKFVKTLKSDLIPMVLSLRSNIEVDEALQNFASEYCQGVFTAQQKIQEQTEISTDSCALITIMNADGIYLATYAALLLNLKLIRINYYHEESRQVPISEEQFVEEVHGSGVLVYLSATWLSELYQQVLACNLLEKCGYNSHYTEHSALINVLTDVDGIPGSQRGGQLLSDYIRLEKAQLSRSEPTPEAEAGAKLSRRVLTCCWGSMMTVLTTGLNPPKEENNKGILNRDGGRRGIRDTVVLSLEGLHKAAILSNILGLQNRCGSIFALLAKAACTEQSISRITRTKDVLRLKLQNRATNIHTSHALSMDVLLGKGLELGSHGSDCWPHVFTCCLYVSKLEHDFFGRNQNPSLPKTQQKKEKKDSPNGDAKGSQDRLKLNFNITEEEETCVDVYSFLSSPYTQNPSSDTIPEIIQESTADSQFNGILPADYAAKIICVLSQQVDRLFENAALKLNLRALCLFLTALCKASKAQLFKTPDGCKDNKRFWWRRTKPRENEMNVLLLARLGEVMLKCVKSGRPLIHIMRVWSILGPHFMEAACHKDRSISKKAVQCIHDSMAALLNEQVELPHFHFNEALFKPFENLLCLELCDSDVQDQIVSCICEFVETNRTEIRSGWRPLFGALRVASVGNSDSVESAPLLEVFRVFLSTDNTLVFANAALDCILCLLRHVRGIGDAEGHQDEQEQVDVAETKRMRLCVESLKYLLSCSDILASMYGMPACPIFHSAQRIQFATIPQYVDPLIPNSEVIRFDKHAESIQETIPERPHDVLMDNVHTITTLQSMDKPSGILRVWCILIEGLSSATMICPKRYQPHTMETLFHLLRDTLNVPGPAFGLYCVNHLLLPMVQNWLRKTSKIFRGWDNFAPNFKQCCGLITDLVVDYLTHLQGPDVVRNEAYLPATTLMLKQLLLVMAECVVQPTESIARLGCACIRHVLVNSGPLLTPEQWEVCGFACYRACSNSLQELHQLTMAFSPRSESFYGDVAQVKVAARRDATIEESERLRQLAAQVFLLEEQHPEDSSSMSDDRSYVFLLYPPSVGSTLNPDLYIVRVQLRALVVGLLVHQMLLHCIASVLLQTNDSSFPSLTHVIPRSMGSASPKDSSSGCLSYLSSQHIDIFLSALDLSYAAALKFDCRPGLKFLVQKIANLQQPANLYRQAGAAWIIKIVTLFELCLREIETTGADLETVKSLLTYSTDDMSENHRKLSKYLRQAQITFEELCESYVDVVLDKDGKHTRIDSFSEREIFLLVAQPDDYPEITRKEPIVDRAVNTPAPAEFYQDYRRDFHEAYRQEYRQHYRQNIRQELEDLEDQADDQDDIEAYNPNLDDESGLEELDPQPEEEVRRFRLSDLAVEYSTDSGPPSEPETDNSRPVSRLGSVTEKMVYMDRSGGTSSEGYIDGKYCAVTPAPGRLIHRSDDFYYKMSPLRRAESAGSFRTSVSEVLPPSTSLTVDEMSSYRRSRMQKRRSDACLLSRRSSLKFIVPSEIEDYQKFESFDAAASRCRSVMELRKRSASVSSNELEMSPRASSKIEEKDISPACLDDVDELLKDYRRSKRGFRMNPFLKDEGEDAKEGALVRDNSFQRKANVHKDSEAHRRAWAETLCTVLDWTLALSTDKLTPLLPVFVNGVQVLTSTPWARTSRNGCPLFPTEYQLET, from the exons ATGGAGGATCTCCTGCTGCAGATCGTCAAGGAGTCCAGCAATGCGAAGCTACAGAATTTACGGAAATCGGCGCAGGAAGCGCACG ATTTCCTGGAGAAGCAGCAAGCGTTGCTGCGCGATCCACCCCACGAGCTCCGAGCAAAATGTCTACACACCTTTCAGCTAGCACTGGAAACCAAAAGGAGCAAGTTCGTCGCGTTCGGCCTGTCGGGATTACAT aaaatgttgaGAGACGACAGATTCCAGTCACCGTACGAGCCAGAGGACGATTCTTTATGGCTGCCCGCGCAAATGTTGCACGCGATGGGCTCTATTCTGTCGCAGTCCGACGATACGCAGACGGACATGCTGAAG GTTCTTTTGCAAGTTGCTTGCTCCTCGTATTGGACTATGAACGGCCGCTTGATCATCGCCATTCTCACGACCTGCTGCGAGGCATTCGAAAATGGGAACCAGGCTGTCAGAACAGCCGCCCAAGCTGCAACCAGCCAGACACTGCGGTCCTTCTGCCTGTTCTTAG ACGAGGAGTGCCAAGAGATGGACGAGAACGCGAAGAAGAACAAGAACCTCTGGGAGAGGGGGGTGTCCTGCTTCAACGAGGCCCTGCCGATCCTCCAGTACATCTGCAGCAAGTTGGACGAGGCTCAAAA GAAATCTTGTTCCAGCAGTGGCAGAAACTGCAACACCGTGGTCTTCCTTCTGGAGTGCCTGCACACCTTGATCTCGTCTTTGCCGCAGAAGATCCACACGAACGGGCATTTCACCACTTTCCTTTGGCAGAAGTTCTGCCCCGCGTTGATAGCTTTCCTCGGGACGCCCAGGGTCGACAAAACGTTCACGTCCAGGGAGGGCAAGGAGAACGAAGTGGGCAGGGGCTCCGGCTACCTTGCTACTTCGCTGAGCTTCGATAGCCACCAGGCTAAGACCGTCTACAG TATTGGGACAGAACTGGTCCGATTGGTAGGCTGCGTAGGGCCCCTGAGGCCAGTTCTAGAATCCGTGTTCCATCGAATGCTGCTTTATCCGCCCCCTCAACAACGTCTAGAGCCTCTGAAGGCGCTGAAAGAGCTTCTTCGCAGTCCCAGTCGAATGGTGGACTTCGCAGGGCCGTTGCTAGTGGAGGAGGACAGATCGAGCCACATACAGAGCGACATGGCGTTGATGAGACT GGCAATGGACTCTATCGAGGAATCAACGACCGGCGGGCTGAGCATCTTGCACGCCAGCGTTTCGTGCGTGGTAGCGATGCTCTCCGCTCTTCAGGAACTCTGCGAGGGCAAGGCCATCAATCACACTTACACCTGCGCGATCAATAGCTTGTACGAGGACTTGGAGTCCTGCGACTACAGGGGACCGCTGACGTACCAGAGCATGGCGAGGCTGCCGAAAACTTACAG AGAGCAATTGGAGTTGATGAAGAAAGGAATAGGCTCCGATTCCGACTCCTCCGGGCACGGACCGTCCGAGGACGGCGATTCTACGGACACCGAAGGGCCTCAGAACGATTCCGACGAGGTGCAAGAAGAGAACAGCTTGGAGGACAACGACTACGCGATGGAGAACGAAAGGGAGAGGCTGAGATTAGAGAAGCTTCCAAAGTGTCTCCACGTTGGCAGACAGGTCGCCGACGAATGTAACGTTGACGTGGAGAGGCACAACGCTAGAAAGTTCGTGAAGACGCTGAAGAGTGATTTGATTCCTATGGTGTTGAGCCTGAGAAGCAACATAGAGGTGGACGAAGCCCTACAGAACTTTGCGTCGGAATATTGCCAAG GGGTGTTCACGGCTCAGCAGAAGATCCAGGAGCAAACCGAGATTAGCACTGACTCTTGCGCGTTGATCACGATCATGAATGCCGATGGGATCTACTTGGCTACTTACGCAGCCTTGTTGCTGAATTTGAAGTTGATCAGGATCAATTATTACCACGAAGAAAGCCGTCAGGTCCCTATCAGCGAG GAGCAATTTGTGGAAGAAGTGCACGGATCAGGTGTTTTGGTATATTTGTCAGCGACTTGGTTGTCCGAACTCTATCAGCAGGTATTGGCCTGCAATCTCCTCGAGAAGTGTGGCTACAACTCTCACTATACCGAGCACAGTGCTCTGATAAACGTTCTAACCG ATGTCGACGGAATCCCCGGCAGCCAAAGAGGCGGACAGCTCCTCTCAGACTACATAAGGCTGGAGAAAGCTCAGCTGTCTCGAAGCGAGCCAACACCGGAAGCCGAAGCAGGCGCCAAACTTTCCAGAAGAGTTCTAACTTGTTGCTGGGGAAGCATGATGACTGTTTTAACGACTGGTTTAAATCCTCCGAAGGAAGAGAACAATAAAGGAATACTGAATAGAGATGGCGGCAGGAGAGGCATCAGGGACACCGTGGTCTTATCCTTGGAAGGTCTTCACAAAGCTGCGATTCTGAGCAATATTCTCG GTCTGCAGAATCGTTGCGGCTCGATTTTCGCTCTGCTGGCGAAAGCAGCCTGCACGGAGCAGTCGATATCGAGGATCACGCGAACGAAGGATGTCCTGCGACTGAAATTGCAGAACAGGGCAACCAACATTCATACGTCGCACGCGTTGAGCATGGACGTCCTGCTGGGAAAAGGTCTGGAGCTAGGCAGCCATGGCAGCGACTGCTGGCCACACGTTTTCAC TTGCTGCTTGTACGTGAGCAAACTGGAGCACGATTTCTTCGGGAGAAACCAGAATCCTTCGTTGCCGAAGACTCAgcagaagaaggagaagaaggacAGTCCGAATGGTGACGCCAAGGGGAGCCAGGACAGGTTGAAGCTGAACTTTAACATAACCGAAGAGGAGGAGACCTG CGTCGACGTCTACAGCTTCTTGTCCAGCCCCTACACGCAGAATCCCAGCTCCGACACGATCCCAGAAATTATCCAAGAGTCCACCGCGGACAGTCAGTTCAACGGCATCCTCCCAGCCGATTACGCGGCTAAAATCATCTGCGTTCTGTCGCAACAGGTCGACAGGCTCTTCGAGAACGCTGCTCTGAAGCTGAACCTAAGAGCGCTCTGTCTATTCTTGACCGCGCTCTGCAAGGCCAGCAAGgctcaattatttaaaacgccGGACGGCTGCAAAGATAATAAACGATTCTGGTGGCGCAGAACAAAGCCCAGAGAGAACGAGATGAACGTGTTACTCTTGGCGAGGTTGGGGGAGGTGATGCTGAAGTGTGTAAAGAGTGGAAGGCCTCTGATCCACATAATGAGG GTCTGGAGTATCCTGGGGCCCCACTTTATGGAGGCAGCCTGCCACAAGGATCGCAGCATCTCTAAAAAGGCCGTGCAGTGTATTCACGACTCTATGGCTGCCTTGTTGAACGAGCAAGTCGAGTTGCCGCACTTCCACTTCAACGAAGCGCTCTTCAAGCCGTTCGAGAACCTCTTGTGCCTAGAACTTTGCGACAGCGACGTGCAGGATCAA ATCGTGAGCTGCATCTGCGAGTTCGTGGAGACCAACCGTACCGAGATCCGGTCAGGCTGGCGGCCTTTGTTCGGCGCGCTTCGCGTAGCGTCGGTCGGCAATTCAGATTCCGTGGAGTCCGCGCCGCTGCTCGAGGTGTTCAGAGTCTTCCTATCCACGGACAACACCCTGGTGTTCGCGAACGCCGCGCTAGATTGCATTCTCTGTCTGTTGCGGCACGTGAGAGGCATCGGCGACGCGGAGGGCCATCAGGACGAGCAGGAGCAGGTCGACGTCGCCGAGACGAAGCGAATGAGACTCTGCGTGGAGAGTCTCAAGTACCTGTTGAGCTGCAGCGACATTTTGGCCTCGATGTACGGCATGCCGGCTTGCCCCATCTTCCATTCCGCTCAGAGGATCCAGTTCGCGACCATTCCCCAGTACGTCGATCCCCTGATCCCGAATTCTGAGGTGATCCGATTCGACAAGCACGCCGAATCCATACAAGAGACCATTCCCGAAAGGCCTCACGACGTCCTCATGGACAACGTTCACACGATCACCACCCTGCAGAGCATGGACAAGCCCAGCGGCATCTTGAGGGTCTGGTGCATCCTCATCGAGGGCCTGTCCAGCGCTACCATGATCTGTCCTAAACGGTACCAGCCGCACACCATGGAGACGCTCTTCCATTTGCTGCGGGACACCTTGAACGTTCCCGGGCCAGCTTTCGGTCTCTATTGCGTGAATCATCTGCTTCTTCCCATGGTCCAGAACTGGCTCAGAAAGACCTCCAAGATCTTCCGGGGCTGGGACAACTTCGCCCCGAATTTCAAACAGTGCTGCGGCCTCATCACCGATCTGGTCGTCGATTACCTGACTCATCTTCAAG GTCCCGACGTGGTGAGAAACGAGGCTTATCTACCGGCAACGACGCTCATGTTGAAACAGCTACTACTGGTGATGGCGGAATGCGTTGTGCAGCCGACCGAGAGCATAGCTCGATTAGGCTGCGCCTGCATTAG GCACGTCCTGGTGAACAGCGGCCCGCTTCTCACCCCAGAACAATGGGAGGTCTGCGGCTTCGCCTGTTACCGCGCCTGTTCGAATTCCCTGCAAGAGTTGCACCAGCTGACCATGGCTTTCTCGCCGAGATCGGAATCCTTTTACGGCGACGTAGCTCAGGTGAAGGTTGCCGCGCGACGGGACGCGACCATCGAGGAGTCGGAACGTCTGCGACAGCTCGCCGCCCAG GTGTTCCTCCTGGAGGAACAACACCCTGAAGACTCGTCGAGCATGTCGGACGACAGGTCGTACGTGTTTCTACTCTATCCACCTTCCGTGGGGTCGACGCTCAATCCTGATCTCTATATCGTGAGAGTGCAACTGAGGGCGCTGGTGGTAGGCCTTTTGGTGCACCAGATGCTGCTGCACTGCATCGCCAGTGTTCTTTTGCAGACCAATGACTCCTCCTTCCCCAG CCTAACCCACGTGATCCCCCGCTCGATGGGCTCGGCGTCGCCGAAAGACTCGTCATCCGGTTGCCTGTCGTACTTATCCAGCCAGCACATCGACATCTTCCTTTCGGCCCTCGACCTGTCCTACGCGGCAGCATTGAAATTCGATTGTCGACCGGGTCTGAAGTTCCTGGTGCAGAAGATAGCGAACCTCCAACAACCGGCGAACCTCTATCGCCAAGCTGGCGCAGCATGGATCATCAAAATTGTCACCCTATTCGAGCTCTGCCTCCGCGAGATAGAAACGACCGGGGCCGACCTCGAAACGGTTAAATCTCTGCTAACCTACAGCACGGACGACATGTCTGAGAACCACAGGAAACTGTCGAAATATCTGAGACAGGCTCAGATCACGTTCGAAGAACTTTGCGAGAGCTACGTGGACGTGGTCCTGGACAAAGATGGGAAACACACTAGAATCGATAGTTTCTCCGAACGGGAGATCTTCTTGCTGGTGGCACAGCCTGACGATTACCCCGAGATCACCAGGAAGGAGCCGATCGTCGACAGGGCTGTAAACACGCCGGCTCCTGCGGAGTTCTATCAGGACTATCGTCGCGACTTCCACGAGGCGTATCGCCAAGAGTACCGTCAACACTATCGTCAGAATATCCGCCAGGAATTGGAAGATCTCGAGGACCAGGCGGATGACCAGGACGACATAGAGGCCTACAACCCTAACCTCGACGACGAGAGCGGTCTGGAGGAGCTTGATCCACAGCCGGAGGAAGAAGTCAGACGTTTCAGGCTGTCCGACCTAGCGGTGGAGTATTCCACTGACTCTGGACCACCCAGCGAGCCGGAAACCGACAACTCCCGACCCGTGTCTCGTTTAGGCTCCGTCACCGAGAAGATGGTCTATATGGACCGATCGGGAGGCACCTCCAGCGAGGGCTACATCGACGGAAAGTACTGCGCGGTTACCCCAGCTCCCGGTCGCTTGATACATCGCTCCGACGATTTCTACTACAAGATGAGTCCTCTCAGGAGAGCCGAGTCCGCGGGATCGTTCAGGACCTCGGTCTCCGAAGTGCTGCCACCCAGCACCAGTCTAACCGTCGACGAGATGTCCAGCTATCGGCGATCCAGGATGCAGAAGAGGAGGAGCGACGCCTGTCTGCTGTCCAGACGAAGCTCCCTCAAGTTCATCGTTCCCAGCGAGATCGAGGACTACCAGAAGTTCGAGTCGTTCGATGCTGCGGCTTCGAGGTGCAGATCGGTCATGGAACTGAGAAAGAGGTCCGCGTCCGTGTCGTCGAACGAGTTGGAGATGTCGCCGAGGGCGTCTTCGAAGATCGAGGAGAAGGATATTTCTCCAGCTTGCTTGGACGACGTCGACGAACTGCTGAAGGATTACAGACGCAGCAAGAGGGGTTTCAGGATGAATCCTTTCTTGAAAGACGAGGGCGAGGACGCGAAGGAAGGAGCATTGGTAAGGGACAACTCGTTCCAGAGGAAGGCGAACGTGCACAAAGACAGCGAGGCGCACAGGAGGGCCTGGGCAGAGACTCTCTGCACCGTTTTGGACTGGACTCTGGCTCTATCG ACTGACAAGCTGACACCCCTGCTCCCGGTGTTCGTGAACGGCGTGCAGGTCCTCACGAGCACCCCGTGGGCCAGGACCTCCAGGAACGGCTGTCCCTTATTTCCCACAGAGTATCAGCTGGAAACGTGA